In a genomic window of Streptomyces sp. SJL17-4:
- a CDS encoding MFS transporter yields MTYRAVLGTRHVIRLLAGTLTGRMPSGMVAVSLVLWVTGGGGSLTTASTLAAVYGLTASVTQPVKGRLMDRHGQTRVSAPAAVIASSSLFALPVIGPGGSMWAIGAAVAVAGLANPPLESGLRSLWPSVVTDPGQRKVIQALDTGSQGLMYVTGPLLATWLAATFGADTALAAASVFGLLGTTTVLTSAPSRTWHPHRREVTTAARSAKRQPLASSGMVLLCTGLAAVGIPLGGLSVWAAAIAETHHAAWLTGVLPAAFSTGSFLGGLLFARLARRAAPSTQLLYTAALFATGWLGLLIQSGTQAAIVAAALPGLFLTMVITSGFETVDALAPASRTTEAYSWLILAVGTGQAAGSVLAGNLADHVLGLSALPAAGAVLATTVFALSRPALGPRRRPGRHRRTSTPPFSRHHR; encoded by the coding sequence GTGACCTACCGGGCCGTTCTGGGTACGCGCCATGTCATCCGCCTGCTGGCCGGCACCCTGACCGGCCGGATGCCCAGCGGCATGGTCGCCGTCTCCCTGGTCCTGTGGGTCACCGGCGGCGGAGGGTCGCTGACGACGGCCAGCACGCTCGCCGCCGTCTACGGGCTGACCGCCAGCGTCACCCAGCCGGTGAAGGGCCGACTCATGGACCGGCATGGGCAAACCCGGGTAAGCGCGCCCGCCGCCGTCATCGCCAGCAGCAGCCTGTTCGCCCTGCCTGTCATCGGGCCGGGCGGCAGCATGTGGGCGATCGGCGCCGCCGTCGCAGTCGCCGGACTCGCCAATCCGCCGCTGGAATCGGGGCTGAGGTCCCTGTGGCCGAGCGTCGTGACCGACCCGGGCCAGAGGAAGGTCATCCAAGCCCTCGACACCGGCTCCCAGGGCCTCATGTACGTCACCGGGCCGCTCCTGGCCACCTGGCTCGCCGCCACATTCGGCGCGGACACCGCCCTGGCCGCGGCCTCCGTGTTCGGCCTGCTCGGCACCACCACCGTCCTCACCTCCGCGCCGTCGCGCACCTGGCACCCCCACCGCAGAGAAGTGACCACGGCCGCCCGGTCGGCGAAACGACAGCCTCTCGCGAGCAGCGGCATGGTGCTGTTGTGCACCGGCCTTGCCGCCGTCGGGATTCCCCTGGGCGGGCTGAGCGTCTGGGCCGCCGCCATCGCCGAGACGCACCACGCCGCCTGGCTGACCGGTGTGCTGCCGGCCGCGTTCTCTACCGGCTCCTTCCTCGGCGGCCTGCTCTTCGCCCGCCTCGCCCGCCGCGCCGCACCCTCCACCCAACTCCTCTACACCGCAGCGCTGTTCGCGACCGGCTGGCTGGGGCTGCTAATCCAGTCGGGCACGCAGGCGGCGATCGTCGCCGCCGCTCTTCCCGGGTTGTTCCTCACCATGGTCATCACCTCGGGGTTCGAGACGGTCGACGCCCTCGCTCCCGCCTCACGGACCACCGAGGCGTACTCGTGGCTGATCCTCGCTGTCGGCACCGGGCAGGCCGCAGGCTCCGTCCTCGCCGGCAACCTCGCCGACCACGTCCTCGGCCTGTCCGCGCTCCCTGCCGCCGGCGCCGTCCTCGCCACCACCGTCTTCGCGCTCTCCCGGCCCGCACTCGGCCCGCGCCGCCGACCCGGCCGGCACCGCCGCACCTCCACCCCACCGTTTTCCCGCCACCACCGATAG
- a CDS encoding AAA family ATPase, with translation MARLLADRPADRLTIGDMARQLGHSHGAVRNAALTLVRRGEADQGGTGQPEFRANAKTAAAAQTAVISPPGTHSPRAQAATARTTITAAATPRQTGPIRRAGGQLYHPRELADLPDVEALNRLRDADVPVLLYGPPGTGKTSLVEAAFPDLLTVAGDGDTTVGDLIGEYTQADAGGYVFQYGPLVTAMTEGRALLIDDATLISPKVLAALYPAMDGRRQIQVKAHTGETIKAEPGFYVVAGHNPGVHGAVLTEALASRFSVQIQIGTDYDLALALRIDARVVRVARHLARQVELGELGWAPQLRELLSYQKTESVLGTNAALANLVGIAPLEDRDAVAAAVIKAVGVKEVAPLTLGKQLSASALRKPPGIAGSAHRGRSR, from the coding sequence GTGGCCCGCCTGCTGGCGGACCGGCCGGCGGACAGGCTCACCATCGGGGACATGGCCAGGCAGCTGGGCCACTCCCACGGCGCCGTCCGCAATGCCGCCCTCACCCTGGTGCGACGCGGCGAGGCCGACCAAGGCGGAACCGGACAACCGGAGTTCCGCGCGAACGCGAAGACCGCCGCAGCCGCGCAGACCGCTGTGATCAGCCCACCGGGCACCCACTCTCCCCGCGCCCAGGCGGCCACGGCCCGCACGACCATTACCGCAGCAGCCACGCCCAGGCAGACCGGCCCGATCCGCCGCGCGGGGGGCCAGCTCTACCACCCCCGGGAGCTGGCCGATCTGCCCGACGTCGAGGCGTTGAATCGCTTGCGCGACGCCGACGTGCCGGTGCTGCTCTACGGCCCTCCGGGCACCGGCAAGACGTCGTTGGTGGAGGCGGCGTTCCCGGACCTGCTCACCGTCGCCGGTGACGGCGACACCACGGTCGGCGACTTGATCGGCGAGTACACGCAGGCCGACGCGGGAGGCTACGTCTTCCAGTACGGGCCGCTGGTCACCGCGATGACCGAGGGCCGCGCCCTGCTGATCGACGATGCCACCTTGATCTCGCCGAAGGTCCTGGCGGCGCTGTATCCGGCGATGGACGGGCGCAGGCAGATCCAGGTCAAGGCCCACACGGGCGAGACCATCAAGGCCGAGCCGGGCTTCTACGTGGTGGCGGGCCACAATCCCGGCGTCCACGGGGCGGTTTTGACGGAGGCGCTCGCGAGCCGGTTCAGCGTGCAGATCCAGATCGGCACGGACTATGACCTCGCTCTGGCGCTGAGGATCGATGCCCGGGTGGTCCGGGTCGCCCGGCACCTCGCCCGCCAAGTCGAACTGGGCGAGCTGGGCTGGGCCCCCCAGCTGCGCGAGCTGCTCAGCTACCAGAAGACCGAGTCCGTTCTCGGTACCAACGCCGCGCTCGCGAACCTGGTCGGTATCGCTCCGCTGGAGGATCGCGACGCCGTCGCCGCCGCCGTCATCAAGGCTGTCGGCGTCAAGGAGGTCGCTCCCCTCACCCTCGGCAAGCAGCTGTCCGCCTCGGCCCTCCGGAAGCCCCCGGGCATCGCCGGCTCCGCGCACCGGGGCCGCTCGCGATGA
- a CDS encoding relaxase/mobilization nuclease → MHARADDAGPVLSEALGRSLCVKERLTGATLVAWWPGLEAYAEPEPSYWTLREWAEHLDEPSLGRPGAASVEEDRRAIFRIDVRLAPGDRSLTRPEWSEIAHRFARAARIEVPGDEQGCRWIAVQAQPGRLDLIANLVRRDGSWQPLPSGLLGGLAREARRLEADLGLISPGRPATPGITVAAERAAMLLTQVGDETSGPLAGARDAIEHLAQRLVGHPQAHVREAAHRLEWTARRLVDLQQDLTTTATVLSRPSAVLATAPAPGVPAHAAAARTGARPVT, encoded by the coding sequence GTGCACGCACGTGCCGACGACGCCGGGCCCGTACTCTCCGAAGCCCTGGGCCGTTCTCTCTGCGTGAAGGAGAGGCTCACCGGGGCCACGCTGGTGGCCTGGTGGCCGGGCCTGGAAGCCTATGCGGAACCTGAACCGTCCTACTGGACCCTGCGGGAGTGGGCCGAGCACCTCGATGAACCCTCGCTCGGACGTCCTGGTGCCGCGAGTGTCGAGGAGGACCGGCGGGCCATCTTCCGCATCGATGTCCGCCTCGCCCCAGGCGACCGGTCGCTGACGCGGCCGGAGTGGTCGGAGATCGCGCACCGCTTCGCGCGGGCCGCCCGCATCGAGGTGCCGGGCGACGAGCAGGGCTGCCGGTGGATCGCCGTCCAGGCCCAGCCCGGACGGCTCGACCTGATCGCCAACCTCGTCCGGCGCGACGGCTCTTGGCAACCGCTTCCGTCCGGTCTGCTGGGCGGCCTGGCCCGTGAGGCCCGGCGGCTCGAGGCCGACCTCGGCCTCATCTCCCCCGGGCGGCCCGCCACGCCAGGCATAACGGTCGCCGCCGAACGGGCGGCCATGCTGCTCACACAGGTCGGCGACGAGACCTCCGGCCCGCTCGCCGGCGCCCGCGACGCCATCGAGCACCTTGCCCAGCGGCTCGTCGGGCATCCCCAGGCTCACGTCCGAGAAGCCGCCCACCGGCTGGAGTGGACGGCCCGCCGCCTGGTCGACCTCCAGCAAGACCTCACCACCACAGCCACCGTACTCAGCCGCCCGTCGGCCGTGCTCGCTACGGCCCCGGCGCCGGGTGTCCCCGCCCACGCCGCAGCGGCCAGAACGGGAGCGCGGCCCGTAACGTAA
- a CDS encoding DUF317 domain-containing protein, whose translation MTRTQHPTWGGGDLAEQHYLVEPRHLAGGGDIRHVTEFLRASGWTDRSTTGGPLVFDRSDRLVRIVYDPNAQPGGWQIQGQATAAEPGWQVTFTRQTPVEIVAGFTDALTRERSAHAPNPWAPLQQQHWETERAQHFTAVSPDHNAWLQYHQSGPGQAHWWAGARTEHGRTWDAVFSVTTPMHLIEHFSAALADPQPVMRPRGHVPPSKWVRTTSVSVWPSELGTWQQARITAARAATWARHSWASARPRTRKPAAAARPYATAGGARARR comes from the coding sequence ATGACCCGCACACAGCACCCGACCTGGGGTGGCGGGGACCTGGCCGAACAGCACTACCTCGTCGAGCCCCGGCACCTGGCCGGCGGCGGAGACATCCGGCACGTGACCGAGTTCCTGCGCGCCTCCGGCTGGACAGACCGCTCGACCACCGGCGGGCCACTCGTCTTCGACCGCTCCGACCGTCTGGTCCGCATCGTCTACGACCCGAACGCTCAGCCGGGCGGCTGGCAGATCCAGGGGCAGGCGACCGCCGCCGAGCCCGGATGGCAGGTCACCTTCACCCGGCAGACTCCCGTGGAGATCGTCGCGGGTTTCACCGACGCCCTCACGCGCGAGCGCTCCGCCCACGCCCCCAACCCCTGGGCCCCGCTCCAGCAGCAGCACTGGGAGACCGAACGCGCCCAGCACTTCACCGCCGTCAGCCCCGACCACAACGCGTGGCTGCAGTACCACCAGAGCGGCCCCGGCCAGGCCCACTGGTGGGCCGGAGCACGGACAGAGCACGGCCGGACCTGGGACGCCGTCTTCTCGGTCACAACCCCCATGCACCTGATCGAGCACTTCTCCGCGGCGCTCGCCGACCCGCAGCCGGTCATGCGTCCGCGCGGTCACGTACCGCCCTCGAAGTGGGTCCGCACGACGTCGGTGTCGGTTTGGCCCTCGGAGCTCGGCACCTGGCAGCAGGCCCGCATCACCGCCGCGCGCGCAGCCACCTGGGCCCGCCACTCCTGGGCCTCCGCACGGCCCCGCACCCGCAAGCCGGCCGCCGCTGCCCGCCCGTACGCCACGGCCGGCGGCGCCCGCGCCCGCCGGTAA
- a CDS encoding DUF317 domain-containing protein has protein sequence MTSPDHSHWLTLDPGSRRTCWNISGRGKPSWSIWFSGSAPVEIVAAVTDALVRPVPQENAPTIVGLLTDAHWQHTPDKSGDEHLLSPDGTIVVNLRLSDVSALHYWSIDVAGHHDQYGPQQRLWRASLDGDTPTHLLAAFAGALIDPAPVLRTRFDVPSNQHLDVGAEFEIHDQAVAAHTKRLADARRHRPKKPPSTASPAPSAIAGPAHIR, from the coding sequence ATGACCAGCCCCGACCACTCTCACTGGCTCACGCTCGACCCCGGCTCCCGGAGGACCTGCTGGAACATCTCCGGTCGCGGGAAGCCCAGCTGGTCGATCTGGTTCAGCGGCAGCGCGCCGGTAGAGATCGTGGCCGCTGTCACCGACGCCCTCGTCCGGCCCGTCCCCCAGGAGAATGCCCCAACGATCGTCGGTCTCCTCACCGACGCGCACTGGCAGCACACCCCGGACAAGTCCGGCGACGAACACCTGCTGTCTCCGGACGGCACCATCGTCGTCAACCTTCGCCTCTCTGACGTATCCGCCCTGCACTACTGGTCCATCGACGTCGCCGGTCACCACGATCAGTACGGTCCGCAGCAACGGCTTTGGAGAGCGAGCCTCGACGGGGACACTCCCACGCATCTCCTGGCAGCCTTCGCCGGCGCGCTGATCGACCCTGCCCCCGTGCTGCGCACCCGCTTCGACGTCCCAAGCAACCAACACCTGGACGTGGGCGCCGAGTTCGAAATCCACGACCAGGCCGTCGCCGCGCACACCAAACGCCTGGCCGACGCCCGACGCCACCGCCCCAAGAAACCTCCGAGCACAGCCAGTCCGGCCCCCAGCGCCATCGCCGGGCCCGCCCACATCCGCTGA
- a CDS encoding DUF317 domain-containing protein, producing the protein MSIKVEQALISPRYLAGPGDPAWVTAALHAGAGWSHGHDPLIPRVVLTSPDQKTMLRLEPDLNEPWWHLAHRDGRTGSVWNATFGGGTPVELIAAVTDTLTDPGYNAQEVAAPYQPLWRAGWDSIHNGAFRSPDGRVRGERHNFSGSSNWRIRASLDEDDPVWHAWFASATPRVIVAAFMRALADPEPVRRSYEQTIGLSRRRITLRWQEWTAESVARALPERIEHLAARRASAPPPAPPTPPSAPRRTR; encoded by the coding sequence ATGAGCATCAAGGTCGAACAGGCGCTCATCTCACCCCGCTACCTCGCCGGCCCCGGCGACCCGGCCTGGGTCACCGCGGCCCTGCACGCAGGGGCCGGATGGAGCCACGGCCACGACCCGCTCATACCCCGGGTCGTCTTGACCAGCCCGGACCAGAAGACGATGCTCCGCCTCGAACCCGATCTGAACGAGCCGTGGTGGCACCTTGCCCACCGCGACGGCCGCACCGGATCCGTCTGGAACGCCACCTTCGGTGGCGGCACGCCGGTCGAGCTGATCGCCGCGGTCACCGACACCCTCACCGACCCCGGCTACAACGCGCAAGAGGTCGCTGCTCCCTACCAGCCGCTTTGGCGGGCGGGATGGGACTCCATTCACAACGGAGCGTTCCGCTCGCCGGACGGCCGGGTGAGGGGCGAGCGCCACAACTTCTCCGGCAGCAGCAACTGGCGCATCAGGGCCAGCCTCGACGAGGACGATCCCGTATGGCACGCCTGGTTCGCCAGTGCCACACCCCGCGTCATCGTTGCCGCGTTCATGCGGGCGCTCGCCGATCCCGAGCCCGTACGCCGCTCCTACGAGCAGACCATCGGCCTGTCCCGCCGCCGGATCACCCTGCGCTGGCAGGAGTGGACAGCCGAGAGCGTCGCCCGGGCACTGCCCGAGCGAATCGAACACCTCGCCGCCCGCCGTGCCAGCGCCCCACCGCCCGCGCCTCCCACCCCACCGTCAGCGCCCCGCCGCACCCGTTGA
- a CDS encoding TraM recognition domain-containing protein, giving the protein MRSAPPSSSDGYDIALKVLLGAFALGLPLASIAWLGGNLTAWATGTSRWVPYRPGDALLQPEQLWPEAGETSLLISTRIVPVLVTLLLACGAGALWLRYKNRAGGRKKKVDGMAKARDIEPLLAKAIEAKARSLRPSLKDAKHIEPRDAGILLGSLQGTKHEVRMGFEDVAVAIMAPRSGKTTSLAIPSILAAPGPVLLTSNKAAGDAYTACLDARCRVGRVWSMDPQQIAHADRAMWWNPLTDARTLDGAGRLAGHFLAASVDASQQGDFWSKAGSNILAQLFLAAALDERPITDVMQWLAFPADRTPLDILRDHRFTAVAAQLKGTVEGPPETRDGIYETARQYAAALLNADIAAWVTPQKDVPEFRPAEFVTSTDTLFLLSKDGGGGASALIAACADSVMRAATAQAERAGGRLDPPMLAILDEAANVCKISDLPDLYSHLGSRGIIPITILQSYRQGQKVWGDAGMDAMWSAATVKVIGSGIDDPDFADKLSRMIGDHDVATTSTSVSESGKSTSISMRQERILPADAIRALPKGSALCLATGMRVAMLTLRPWYAEPGAGELAAASARASRAITARAIAKQAPKQTDFDKAA; this is encoded by the coding sequence TTGCGCTCTGCTCCCCCCTCCAGTTCCGACGGCTACGACATAGCCCTGAAGGTCCTCCTCGGCGCCTTCGCCCTCGGCCTGCCCCTCGCCTCGATCGCCTGGCTGGGCGGCAACCTCACCGCCTGGGCGACCGGCACCAGCCGCTGGGTGCCCTACCGGCCCGGCGACGCCCTCCTGCAGCCCGAGCAGCTCTGGCCTGAGGCTGGAGAAACGTCCCTGCTCATCAGTACGCGGATCGTCCCCGTCCTTGTGACCCTTCTCCTCGCCTGCGGCGCCGGGGCCCTGTGGCTGCGGTACAAGAACCGCGCCGGCGGCAGGAAGAAGAAGGTCGACGGGATGGCCAAGGCCCGCGACATCGAGCCGCTGCTCGCCAAGGCCATCGAGGCCAAGGCCCGCTCGCTGAGGCCGAGTCTGAAGGACGCCAAGCACATCGAGCCGCGCGACGCCGGCATCCTCCTCGGCAGCCTCCAGGGCACGAAGCACGAGGTCCGCATGGGCTTCGAGGATGTGGCCGTCGCCATCATGGCGCCGCGCTCAGGCAAGACCACCTCCCTCGCCATCCCCTCCATCCTCGCGGCCCCCGGGCCGGTGCTGCTGACGTCGAACAAGGCCGCGGGCGACGCCTACACGGCGTGCCTCGACGCCCGGTGCAGGGTCGGCCGGGTGTGGTCGATGGACCCGCAGCAGATCGCCCACGCCGATCGGGCCATGTGGTGGAACCCGCTCACCGACGCGCGGACCTTGGACGGCGCCGGACGCCTGGCCGGCCACTTCCTCGCCGCCTCGGTGGACGCCTCCCAGCAGGGCGACTTCTGGTCCAAGGCCGGATCCAACATCCTCGCCCAGCTGTTCCTCGCCGCAGCCCTCGACGAGCGGCCGATCACCGACGTGATGCAGTGGCTCGCCTTCCCCGCCGACCGCACCCCGCTCGACATCCTGCGCGACCACAGGTTCACCGCTGTCGCGGCCCAGCTCAAGGGCACCGTGGAAGGTCCGCCGGAGACAAGGGACGGAATCTACGAGACCGCGCGCCAGTACGCCGCCGCCCTGCTCAACGCGGACATCGCCGCCTGGGTCACCCCGCAGAAGGACGTCCCCGAGTTCCGCCCCGCCGAGTTCGTGACGAGCACGGACACCTTGTTCCTGCTGTCGAAGGACGGCGGAGGCGGCGCCTCCGCGCTGATCGCCGCGTGCGCGGACTCCGTGATGCGAGCCGCGACCGCCCAGGCCGAACGCGCCGGCGGCCGGCTGGACCCGCCGATGCTCGCGATCCTCGATGAGGCCGCCAACGTCTGCAAGATCTCAGACTTGCCCGATCTGTACTCCCACCTCGGCAGCCGGGGGATCATCCCGATCACCATCCTGCAGAGCTACCGCCAGGGCCAGAAGGTCTGGGGGGACGCGGGCATGGACGCCATGTGGTCCGCGGCCACCGTCAAGGTCATCGGCTCCGGCATCGACGATCCCGACTTCGCCGACAAGCTCTCGCGGATGATCGGCGACCACGACGTGGCGACCACCAGCACGTCGGTATCCGAGTCCGGCAAGTCGACCTCGATCAGCATGCGGCAGGAGCGGATCCTGCCCGCCGACGCGATCCGCGCCCTGCCCAAGGGATCCGCCCTGTGCCTGGCCACCGGCATGAGGGTCGCGATGCTGACCCTCCGGCCGTGGTACGCCGAGCCCGGCGCCGGCGAACTCGCCGCCGCCTCCGCCCGCGCCTCCAGGGCCATCACCGCCCGCGCCATCGCCAAACAGGCCCCGAAGCAGACCGACTTCGACAAGGCCGCGTAA
- a CDS encoding DNA cytosine methyltransferase: protein MVLDLFAGPGGWSHPLRVLGIRDVGLEWDEWACRTRAAAGLLTIRTDVAMYPCRVFVGRTRGFIASPPCQAWSMAGKRLGLVDQPLVHQAVADLAAGLDTREKLLAACRDERSLLAAEPMRYLRALHAVGEPEWVAMEEVPDVLPLWRQYAAILRGWGFSVWTGILNSADYGVPQTRKRAILLASRVRTAEPPAPTHARLAEPDSLFGPGRARWVSMAEALGWGATDRPVPTICAGGGPGGGPEPFPSGARKTLSDARARGTWAPLAADVVLASRREGSGWAARHGVRDNRTATAPEPTFTAEAHRWSWSLRSNNQANATVRPLSEPAGTLFFGHRANECTWVAEPPDAQPGGEVEPPAPIRITAAEAGILQSFPADYPWQGNKGQVFSQIGNAVPPRLAAHLLAPHLDRTFNPDDFTLAA, encoded by the coding sequence CTGGTGCTGGACCTGTTCGCGGGCCCGGGCGGCTGGAGCCACCCGTTGCGTGTACTCGGGATCCGGGATGTCGGGCTGGAATGGGACGAGTGGGCGTGCCGGACGCGGGCGGCGGCGGGGCTGCTGACGATCCGTACCGACGTCGCGATGTACCCGTGCCGGGTGTTCGTCGGCCGGACGCGTGGGTTCATCGCGTCGCCTCCGTGTCAGGCTTGGTCGATGGCGGGCAAGCGGCTCGGCCTGGTGGACCAGCCGCTGGTGCACCAGGCGGTCGCCGATCTCGCCGCCGGCCTCGACACCCGCGAGAAGCTGCTGGCCGCCTGCAGGGACGAGCGGTCCCTGCTCGCGGCGGAGCCGATGCGCTACCTGCGTGCCTTGCATGCGGTCGGCGAGCCGGAGTGGGTGGCCATGGAGGAGGTTCCCGACGTGCTGCCGCTGTGGCGCCAGTACGCGGCGATCCTGCGCGGCTGGGGGTTCTCCGTGTGGACGGGGATCCTGAATTCGGCCGACTACGGCGTCCCGCAGACGCGGAAGCGGGCGATCCTGCTCGCTTCTCGCGTCCGTACGGCCGAGCCGCCCGCGCCTACGCACGCCCGGCTCGCCGAGCCGGACTCGCTGTTCGGTCCGGGCCGCGCACGGTGGGTGTCCATGGCGGAGGCGCTCGGCTGGGGGGCGACCGACCGGCCCGTTCCGACTATCTGCGCCGGCGGCGGACCGGGGGGCGGCCCCGAACCCTTCCCTTCCGGAGCCCGCAAGACGCTCTCCGACGCCCGCGCCCGCGGCACCTGGGCACCGCTCGCAGCTGACGTCGTCCTGGCCTCCCGGCGGGAAGGGTCCGGGTGGGCCGCCCGGCACGGCGTGCGCGACAACCGGACCGCCACCGCGCCCGAACCGACGTTCACCGCCGAGGCGCACCGCTGGTCGTGGTCGCTGCGCAGCAACAACCAGGCCAACGCCACCGTCCGGCCGCTCTCCGAGCCAGCCGGGACGCTGTTCTTCGGGCACCGTGCGAACGAGTGCACCTGGGTCGCCGAGCCGCCGGACGCCCAGCCCGGGGGCGAGGTCGAGCCGCCGGCGCCGATCCGGATCACGGCCGCCGAGGCCGGCATCCTGCAGAGCTTCCCTGCCGACTACCCCTGGCAGGGCAACAAGGGCCAGGTCTTCAGCCAGATCGGCAACGCCGTCCCCCCGAGGCTCGCCGCCCACCTCCTCGCCCCGCACC